A single region of the Vicia villosa cultivar HV-30 ecotype Madison, WI linkage group LG4, Vvil1.0, whole genome shotgun sequence genome encodes:
- the LOC131594836 gene encoding non-specific lipid transfer protein GPI-anchored 10, producing the protein MASLTHFNLLSLFSHIFLLFIISYPPNTLSQDPTSSSPTIAPCTSNLLPLIPCTPFAQGAVSAPASDCCSNLNQLYSQEPHCVCSLLNDTAFTSFPINRTLALQIPSLCNLQVNNSVCPGEKTHVPPPSSSPISQVSFETKNNSTVAASPAFSVPPRPNMIGFGFGRSEAINLKAKNGIIVIMNIAIFMFIFVP; encoded by the exons ATGGCTTCTCTCACTCATTTTAATCTACTTTCTCTGTTCTCTCACATTTTTCTCTTGTTCATAATTTCCTATCCCCCAAACACTCTTTCACAGGATCCAACCTCCTCAAGCCCAACAATAGCTCCATGCACATCAAACCTCCTTCCTCTCATTCCCTGCACACCATTCGCGCAGGGTGCCGTTAGCGCTCCGGCGTCCGATTGTTGTAGCAACCTCAACCAACTGTATAGCCAAGAGCCACACTGTGTTTGCTCCTTGCTCAATGACACTGCATTCACCTCTTTCCCTATCAACAGAACACTTGCTCTACAGATTCCATCTCTTTGTAACCTTCAAGTCAATAACTCGGTTTGTCCAG GGGAGAAAACACATGTGCCTCCTCCGTCATCTTCGCCAATCTCTCAAGTTTCCTTTGAGACAAAGAACAACTCTACTGTTGCTG CTTCTCCGGCGTTTTCAGTGCCACCAAGACCTAACATGATAGGATTTGGATTTGGAAGAAGTGAAGCCATTAACTTGAAGGCAAAGAATGGAATCATTGTTATCATGAACATAGCAATTTTCATGTTCATATTTGTGCCTTAA
- the LOC131598710 gene encoding heavy metal-associated isoprenylated plant protein 6-like, giving the protein MTVKDYCMVMRINIDCNGCYRKVKRALLEMPELESHFLEKKQTKVIVCGRFIPQDVAIKIKKKTNRRVEILEIQNLSENNEENVEEQKPVPNSPQKPIERNVYGLIETKRELPALNHRVHYTNRSF; this is encoded by the exons ATGACAGTGAAG GATTATTGTATGGTGATGAGGATCAATATTGATTGCAATGGTTGTTATAGAAAAGTGAAGAGAGCCCTTCTTGAAATGCCAG AGTTGGAGAGTCATTTCCTAGAGAAGAAGCAAACCAAGGTAATTGTGTGTGGGAGATTCATCCCTCAAGATGTTGCAATCAAGATAAAGAAAAAGACTAATAGAAGAGTTGAGATATTAGAAATACAAAATTTGAGTGAAAACAATGAAGAAAATGTTGAAGAACAGAAACCAGTACCTAATAGCCCTCAAAAACCAATTGAAAGAAACGTGTATGGTTTGATAGAAACAAAGAGAGAATTGCCTGCTCTCAACCATAGAGTTCACTATACAAATCGTTCTTTTTAA
- the LOC131594308 gene encoding dehydrin DHN2-like — translation MSQYQNQYGTETRKTDEYGNPVNQVGQYGNPISGGGLTGEAGRQHFGTTGATGHGHGQQHHGSTNVGSGYGTGTGYGGTGTGTTEYVREEHYVQHGGDKKGVMDKIKEKIPGTEQSRTNIGGTGYGTGTGTGYGTTGYGASGGGMGNTRQEYVREEHHVHHGDQQHGASGGGIGSQEYVREERRVNLGDQKHGAIGGGIGGTGQEYMRGEHHGHHGDKLHGASGGGIGGTGQEYVREEHHGDQKHGASGGGVGNTRQEYVREERRGIGSTGEEEYVREEHRVKHGEKKGIMEKIKEKLPGSGH, via the coding sequence ATGTCTCAATATCAAAACCAATACGGTACTGAAACTCGTAAGACCGATGAATATGGAAACCCAGTGAACCAAGTTGGTCAATACGGCAACCCTATTAGTGGCGGTGGATTAACCGGTGAAGCTGGTAGACAACATTTTGGAACTACCGGTGCAACTGGTCATGGTCATGGTCAACAACATCATGGAAGCACCAACGTTGGAAGTGGCTATGGGACAGGAACGGGGTACGGTGGAACAGGAACAGGAACTACTGAGTATGTGAGAGAGGAGCATTATGTGCAACATGGTGGAGATAAGAAAGGGGTTATGGATAAAATTAAGGAGAAGATTCCTGGTACTGAACAATCAAGAACCAATATTGGTGGAACTGGGTATGGAACAGGAACAGGAACCGGGTATGGAACAACAGGTTATGGAGCTAGTGGTGGTGGCATGGGAAACACTCGTCAAGAGTATGTGCGAGAGGAGCATCATGTTCATCATGGAGATCAGCAACATGGTGCAAGTGGTGGTGGCATTGGAAGTCAAGAATATGTGAGAGAGGAGCGTCGTGTTAATCTTGGAGACCAGAAACATGGAGCTATTGGTGGTGGCATTGGAGGCACTGGTCAAGAGTATATGCGAGGGGAGCATCATGGTCATCATGGAGATAAGCTACATGGTGCTAGTGGTGGTGGCATTGGAGGCACTGGACAAGAGTATGTGAGAGAGGAGCATCATGGAGATCAGAAACATGGTGCTAGTGGTGGTGGCGTTGGAAACACTCGTCAAGAGTATGTGAGAGAGGAGCGTCGTGGCATTGGAAGTACtggtgaagaagagtatgtgAGAGAGGAGCATCGTGTTAAACATGGAGAGAAGAAAGGGATTATGGAAAAGATTAAGGAGAAGCTTCCTGGCAGTGGACACTAG
- the LOC131594309 gene encoding dehydrin DHN1 codes for MSQYQNQYGAAQTGMTDEYGNPVNQVDQYGNPVSGGGFTGEAGRQHIGTTGGATGHGHGQQQHGVDQTTGYGTNTGGVGGYGTKPEYGSTNTGSGYGTGTGYGGTGTTEYVREEHHGDKKGVMDKIKEKIPGTEQSRTNTDGTGYGTTGYGASGGGIGNTGQEYVREEHRVDHGDQQHGEKKGIMDKIKEKLPGTGGCTGH; via the coding sequence ATGTCTCAGTATCAAAACCAATATGGTGCTGCCCAAACAGGTATGACCGATGAATATGGAAACCCAGTGAACCAAGTTGATCAATATGGCAACCCTGTTAGTGGCGGTGGCTTCACCGGTGAAGCTGGTAGACAACATATTGGAACTACCGGTGGTGCTACCGGTCATGGTCATGGTCAACAACAGCATGGAGTTGATCAAACCACAGGGTATGGAACCAACACAGGTGGTGTTGGTGGTTATGGAACCAAGCCTGAGTATGGGAGCACCAACACTGGAAGTGGTTATGGTACCGGAACAGGATACGGTGGAACTGGAACTACTGAGTATGTGAGAGAGGAGCATCATGGAGATAAGAAAGGAGTTATGGATAAGATCAAGGAGAAGATTCCTGGTACTGAACAATCAAGAACCAATACTGATGGAACAGGGTATGGAACAACTGGTTATGGAGCTAGTGGAGGTGGTATCGGAAACACTGGTCAAGAGTATGTGAGGGAGGAGCACCGTGTTGATCATGGAGATCAGCAACATGGAGAGAAGAAAGGGATAATGGACAAGATTAAGGAGAAGCTTCCTGGTACTGGAGGATGCACTGGACACTAG